The following nucleotide sequence is from Pseudoalteromonas xiamenensis.
TGGTAGTTGTAATCTTGGAAACTCGCAGAATTTGCAAGACCAGAAAACATTACAGCACTGACTGCCGTCGCGACAGACGACATTTTTATTGTTTTAGACATAGCTACCCCTGGATTGTATTTAATTATGATGATGTCTTAACGGGATGAAAAAGAGTAATGACTATAATGTAAAAGAGAGTCCCCAATCAATAAACATTCTTCACAATGATGCATATGTATTTACAATAAGAGGTGTTTTCTTGTAACTGTATGAATTTTAAAAATAAAATATTGTGAAAAAATGTAAATGCGATACAAAATTTGAAACAATTAACTGCGACGAATGGAGGTAAAAAAGACAAAATGTATATTTATTATCTAGTTAGTTATTTTTGAAAAAGCGTGTTTAACTCGTCGATATTGTTGATTGTTTTCTAATCATCTTAAAAAACATCTAACATTTTACATTTTAAAGATGTTTTGCTTTTGTTTTGTATACATTTCGCTTTCATTTTATTGGTGATTTGGCGTTTGTTTTTGGTACATAAATCGGCTAAACGCAGTTTACCGCTGAACGAGTGTAAATCAGCGTAAATATGTTTGTGTATTCGAGACCGCTTCTCTACAGTTAGCGTCAATTATTGTGGAACAGATGTTTTAGCCCATGTATAAAACGCTCTCATTGGTGTGTATGTCATTGATACTGGCAGGGTGTCAGATCACTCAAGACACCGAACCCATGACCCGTCCAGAGTTAGCGCTAGTTTCGTCCCCTGAAAAACTCCAATCTCTCGATGACTGGCTAAAATTAGCGCTTTCCTATAACCCGACTTTAAACCAAGCGAAAGAAAGGGAAGTTCAGGCAAGTCTGGCTTTAGCCAATTCGAATGCTGCGCAATTACCGGATCTCAAGCTTGCACTAGATCACAGCCGACGTAAAACGAACGCAACGCTTGCTAATGGCAACAACCTAACGTTGTCTTTTAGTTGGGAACTTGATTGGTTGGGTAAACTCGACGATTCCGAGCAACAAGCCGTAATGGCCTATGAGCAAGCAAAGCAAGCAAGCTTTCAGTCGGAACAAACTGCGCTGAAACAAGTGAGCGTTGCTTTTTTAACGATGATCCAAACGCAAACGTTGTTGGACTTATATGAAAAGCGGGCAGCGTTACTCGGTCAACAGTTGCAGATGCTAGAGGAAAATTACCAATTAGGTTTAACAAGCGCTTTGGATGTTTATTTGGCAAGAAATAATGTTGCTTCAGAACAAAGCCGTGTAGTGCGCCAAAAGCAAGTCTTGGTTCAGGCGTTTAGTCAGCTACAGATTGCGGCTGGTGTGAAATCTACTCAAGGTGAGTTGACTCCGGCTATGCCAACGTTCAACGCCGCCAACTATGATTCGCTAGGCAGTGAAATGGCGCTAAATCGACCGGATGTACAGGCTGCTTGGTATGAGTTATTGGCGTCCAACAAGGCATCTGCGGCATCTTTCAAAGCACAGTTTCCTAATTTCAAATTGACAGCATCTGGCGGCTACAGTGCTGACGAGTTTAAGTCGCTTCTGAAAGGGGATTTTCTGTGGTCTTGGGTCGTCAATTTGTCACAACCTTTGTTTGATGGTGGCAGGCTTGCCAATGATTATGCTCGTTCACAAAGTAACGAACGTATTGCTAAGAGTAAACTTCAAGACACCTTAAATAAAGCCTACGGTGAAATAGAAGTAGAGCTTGCAAATTACCACGCTATTGGTGAGCGAGTGGGCTTAGCTGAAGTTGCCCTTGAGAATGCACGTATGGCTCAAGATCTGTCGTTTTCGCAATATCAAAAAGGACTGGTGAACTTCACAACCGTACTAGATGCACAAAAACGTGCATTGGATGCTGAAGTGACGAAAATCACGTTATCGACTGAGCAACGTCAACAAATTATCAATTTAGAAACTGCATTGGGACGACCGCTCTCGGCTTTGTTCTCGCTTAATTTGGAATCTTAAGATGAATCCTAAGTATCGTTTATCTGCCGCGATTGTTATCGCTATCGTCACTATTTTGGCGTTGATCCACTTTATGAAACCGGAGGCAAAACGTCGCAAAGCGCCACCAGTTCCGGCAATTAATGTTCAAGTACAAACCGTAACGGCTGAGCCGTACCAATTTACACTCAATTCATTTGGAGTGTTGAAACCTCGTACTCAATCACTTTTACAAAGCCAAGTGAGTGGTGAAGTTGTGTGGTTAAGTAGCCAATTCCGCGAAGGTGGCTTTTTCAACCAAGGTGATGTGCTCGTCAAACTTGATGACCGTGATTATCAAGCAAAAGTACAGACTGCAAAAGCAAACGTGATGAGTGCGGACCAAGCATTGATAGAAGAAAAAGCGCGTGGCGAACAAGCGCTTCAAGATTGGTTGCGCCTCGGAAATCAAGGTAAAACACCATCTGCCTTAGTACTGCGTAAACCTCAATTGGCTGCTGCCGAAGCCAAGTTATTGTCAGCAAAAGCGGAATTAGCCACTGCCGAACTTGCCTTGTCTCGTACTCAAATTATGGCGCCGTTTAATGGCCGTGTTCTCAGTAAAAAGGTCGATGTAGGCCAACTTGCGGGAAATAACACGCAACTTGCTGAGGTTTATGCGACAGATTACGTCGAGGTTCGATTACCGTTGAAACAACGCGACCTGCCATTTATTTCGTTACCAGAGCATTATCGTGACGGAGAGTCTCGTGCAGAGTTACCACGCGTTAGTCTTCGTTCTACCCTGTTTGGACAGCCTGAAATTTGGGAAGGTCGCATCGTTCGTACTGAATCGGCAATTGATAGCAATGCACAGCAATTATACGTTATCGCACAAATTGATGATCCGTTCAGTGCTCAGCACAAAAACAAAATGCCACTCAAAATAGGACAGTACGTAACCGCACAAATCCAAGGCAAAACGAAGGATGAACAACTGCTAATTCCTAACAAGGCGCTTTACCAAAATAGTTATGTGTTCGTTGTCAATGAAGGACGATTGCAGCGTAGAGATTTGAAACTTGCTTGGCAGAATGATTCTCACAGTGTTGTTGATAGCGGATTGCAAGCAGGCGATGAGTTGGTTATTAGTCCGCTTGGTCAAGTGGTCAGTGGCACAGCCGTAAACATCGTAGAAAAAGACGGTGTTGCACTTGAAGCAAAACCGAATAAACCTCGTCATGACGCTGAAAAAGGGAAAGGTGAGCGCAAACATGATGGGAAGCCACGCCAAAAATCAGGAGAGTCAGCATGATAGCTTGGTTTGCTCGAAATCATGTCGCAGCTAACCTGTTAATGCTCAGTTTGCTGTTTGTGGGGTTGATGAGTCTGTTTAAGGACATACCACTTGAAGTTTTCCCAGACACGGTCAGTGACAAAATATCTGTTTCTGTGTCACTGCGTGGTGCAACCCCTGAAGACGTTGAGCGAGGCGTGACGATTCGCATTGAAGAAGCGGTTGCAGACTTAGAAGGTATTGAACGGATCACCAGCCGCTCTACGGAAGGCAGTGCTAGTGTGACGATAGAGACGCAATCAGGTTATGACCCTCGTGAACTTTTAGCCGACGTCAAAAGTCGTGTTGATGCGATTTCAACTTTACCCATTGACGCTGAACGTCCACGCATTGCGTTGGCACAGAGAAACCGAGAAGTCATTAACTTAGCGTTATCAGGTCCGTTGCAAGAACGAGAGCTGAGAACGCTGGTTGAACATTTACGCGATGATTTACTGCGTGAAGGAGGGATCACGCAAGTCAGTCTTCAAGGTGTTCGTAATTATGAGATTGCGATAAATGTAAGCCAAGATACGCTTCGCCAGTATGATTTATCACTCGCAAAAATTAGCACGCTAATCAGCAACAGTTCTCAAGATATTTCGGCCGGGAACGTAAAAACGCAAAGTGGCGAAATTCTTTTACGTTCGAAAGGTCAGGCCTATCAAAAAGAAGAATTTGCGCAAATTATTGTAAAGACGGCAGAAGACGGCAGCTTAGTGCGATTAGGCGATATCGCAACGATTGCGGATAATTTTGAAGAAACACCATTGCTAACGCGATTTAACGGTGAACCGGCGGCGCTTATTCAAGTGTATCGAGTGGGTGAGCAAAGTGCGATTGACGTGGCGGATGCCGCTAAAGCCTTTGCTATAAAGAAACAAGCCACCTTACCAGAGGGGGTGAAGCTAACCTATTGGGATGATGATTCTGAGGTTGTTAAAAAGCGCCTAGCGACACTTACCTCTAATGCGATACAAGGCGGTATTTTGGTCCTTGCGTTACTGACCTTGTTCCTTCGTCCTGCGATCGCATTTTGGGTGTTTATTGGGATCCCTATCAGTTTCACTGGCGCTTTTTTAGCGATGGCCTATTTCAATATTTCCCTAAATTTAGTGAGCCTTTTTGGTTTTATTCTTGTGCTGGGAATTGTAGTTGATGATGCAATTGTGACCGGTGAGAACGTGTTTCGCCATATGCAGCAAGGAAAGTCGGGTTTAGATGCTGCAATTCACGGTACACAAGAAGTTGCAACGCCCGTAACGTTCGGAGTACTTACAACTGTTGTAGCGTTCATTCCCATGCTGATGATTGAAGGACAACGTGGCGCGATGTTCGCGCAAATCGCCGTGGTCGTGATCCCGGTTTTATTGTTTTCGTTGGTGGAATCCAAATTTGTATTGCCAGCACATCTTAAGTATTTAAAGCAAAAAAATGGCGATTCTGTGAGCGGTTTTTGCCGTTGGCAGCAAAAGTTTGCGAATGGGTTTGAACAATCCATTTTGAAATACTATCAGCCGATTTTACGTTGGTGCTTAAATAACAAAACGAGTACTTTGCTTGGTTTCAGCGGTATTTTTATTGTGATTGTAGCCATGATCATGTCAGGGTGGATGCGTTTTGTTTTCTTCCCTCGGATTGAATCGGAAACGGCTCGAGTAAACCTAACGATGCCTACTGGAACGCCGTTTGAAGTAACGGACGGCCATATTGACCGTATGGTAAAAGCTGCGCTTGAATTGAAAGACAAGTACACCGACCCAGAAACAGGACAAAGTGTTATTTTAAACGTGCTGTCATCGTCGGGGTCATCAGGTTCTAGCAATAGCTCCTCGACAGGACGGGTTCGTTTTGAAATTCAATCTCCTGAAGTCCGAGTGATGGATGTAAGCAGTGTACAGCTGGTTAACGAGTGGCGACAGCTTATCGGCCCAGTTGCGGGTGCTGAAATGCTGACATTCAGAGCCGAGTTTGGACGCATCAGTGACCCAATTGACGTCCAACTTACAGGCAATAATTTAGATGAATTGAGTCTGGTTGCCGAGAAAATCAAAGAAAAGCTTAACCATTTCGAGGGCGTGTTCGATATTGCGGACAGCCTTTCAGACGGGAAGCAGGAAGTTCAAATTGATTTGAATGACGTAGGCTTAGCGCTTGGTTTAAACCGTGCAGATGTGTTACGTCAGGTGCGCAACGCCTTTTATGGTTCGCAAGTGCAACGTATCCAGCGAGGGCGAGATGATGTGCGCGTAATGGTGAGATTGCCAACCGATGAGCGAGTTTCTTTAGCACAATTGGGGGCGTTTTTGATTTCTACGCCGACAGGCAAGCAAGTGCCGCTTGGACAGGTTGCAACCTTCAAAGCAGGTCAAAGTCCTGCATCGATTTATCGTATTGATCGCTATAGAACATTAAACGTGACTGCGGATATTGATAAGCAAAGCGTCAATATGACGGCATTGCAAGCCGATTTAAATCAGTTTTTGGCTGACCTAACCGCACAATATCCGGGTGTCGGTTATACACTAGAAGGTGAAGCAAAAGAACAGCGTCAATCCGTGGGGAGCTTAGAAATCGGGCTGCTGTTTACCCTGTTTGCAATATATGCGCTGCTGGCTATCCCCTTTAAAAGCTATGGTCAACCGCTGGTGGTCATGTCAGTTATCCCATT
It contains:
- a CDS encoding efflux RND transporter permease subunit — encoded protein: MIAWFARNHVAANLLMLSLLFVGLMSLFKDIPLEVFPDTVSDKISVSVSLRGATPEDVERGVTIRIEEAVADLEGIERITSRSTEGSASVTIETQSGYDPRELLADVKSRVDAISTLPIDAERPRIALAQRNREVINLALSGPLQERELRTLVEHLRDDLLREGGITQVSLQGVRNYEIAINVSQDTLRQYDLSLAKISTLISNSSQDISAGNVKTQSGEILLRSKGQAYQKEEFAQIIVKTAEDGSLVRLGDIATIADNFEETPLLTRFNGEPAALIQVYRVGEQSAIDVADAAKAFAIKKQATLPEGVKLTYWDDDSEVVKKRLATLTSNAIQGGILVLALLTLFLRPAIAFWVFIGIPISFTGAFLAMAYFNISLNLVSLFGFILVLGIVVDDAIVTGENVFRHMQQGKSGLDAAIHGTQEVATPVTFGVLTTVVAFIPMLMIEGQRGAMFAQIAVVVIPVLLFSLVESKFVLPAHLKYLKQKNGDSVSGFCRWQQKFANGFEQSILKYYQPILRWCLNNKTSTLLGFSGIFIVIVAMIMSGWMRFVFFPRIESETARVNLTMPTGTPFEVTDGHIDRMVKAALELKDKYTDPETGQSVILNVLSSSGSSGSSNSSSTGRVRFEIQSPEVRVMDVSSVQLVNEWRQLIGPVAGAEMLTFRAEFGRISDPIDVQLTGNNLDELSLVAEKIKEKLNHFEGVFDIADSLSDGKQEVQIDLNDVGLALGLNRADVLRQVRNAFYGSQVQRIQRGRDDVRVMVRLPTDERVSLAQLGAFLISTPTGKQVPLGQVATFKAGQSPASIYRIDRYRTLNVTADIDKQSVNMTALQADLNQFLADLTAQYPGVGYTLEGEAKEQRQSVGSLEIGLLFTLFAIYALLAIPFKSYGQPLVVMSVIPFGAIGAIAGHLIMGMDLTMMSLLGILALIGVVVNDSLVLVDFINIARKNGTPIKEALLTAGVSRFRPVMLTSLTTFIGLMPLLFERSTQAQFLIPMAVSLGFGILFATFITLILVPINYYVMANGKAYLLGKSAPE
- a CDS encoding efflux RND transporter periplasmic adaptor subunit, translated to MNPKYRLSAAIVIAIVTILALIHFMKPEAKRRKAPPVPAINVQVQTVTAEPYQFTLNSFGVLKPRTQSLLQSQVSGEVVWLSSQFREGGFFNQGDVLVKLDDRDYQAKVQTAKANVMSADQALIEEKARGEQALQDWLRLGNQGKTPSALVLRKPQLAAAEAKLLSAKAELATAELALSRTQIMAPFNGRVLSKKVDVGQLAGNNTQLAEVYATDYVEVRLPLKQRDLPFISLPEHYRDGESRAELPRVSLRSTLFGQPEIWEGRIVRTESAIDSNAQQLYVIAQIDDPFSAQHKNKMPLKIGQYVTAQIQGKTKDEQLLIPNKALYQNSYVFVVNEGRLQRRDLKLAWQNDSHSVVDSGLQAGDELVISPLGQVVSGTAVNIVEKDGVALEAKPNKPRHDAEKGKGERKHDGKPRQKSGESA
- a CDS encoding TolC family protein, whose product is MYKTLSLVCMSLILAGCQITQDTEPMTRPELALVSSPEKLQSLDDWLKLALSYNPTLNQAKEREVQASLALANSNAAQLPDLKLALDHSRRKTNATLANGNNLTLSFSWELDWLGKLDDSEQQAVMAYEQAKQASFQSEQTALKQVSVAFLTMIQTQTLLDLYEKRAALLGQQLQMLEENYQLGLTSALDVYLARNNVASEQSRVVRQKQVLVQAFSQLQIAAGVKSTQGELTPAMPTFNAANYDSLGSEMALNRPDVQAAWYELLASNKASAASFKAQFPNFKLTASGGYSADEFKSLLKGDFLWSWVVNLSQPLFDGGRLANDYARSQSNERIAKSKLQDTLNKAYGEIEVELANYHAIGERVGLAEVALENARMAQDLSFSQYQKGLVNFTTVLDAQKRALDAEVTKITLSTEQRQQIINLETALGRPLSALFSLNLES